Proteins from one Geothermobacter ehrlichii genomic window:
- a CDS encoding reverse transcriptase domain-containing protein, translating to MVVEPIFEADFCDSSYGFRPKKSAHDAVNDVAYSMNKGYTEVIDADLSKYFDTIPHANLLAVVAERISDGAILHLIKMWLKAPIMEVDRDGTKRNVGGGKGNRKGTPQGGVISPLLANLYLHMLDRIWERNKLQQRLGARIVRYADDIVILCRRSKSGRAMAVLRQILERIELTLNETKTKRVNAYEGKFNFLGFEIWMGKSRRTGEYYAHVQPSKRAIKTIKDRVTVLTRRGRTLVPLERVINEVNSALRGWVGYFHIRNCSKTLEHVRGHVEQRLRTHLSKRHKVRDRRAGYARFGNGVLYTKYGLYKVPTTAGWTRAHALR from the coding sequence TTGGTCGTTGAGCCGATCTTCGAAGCGGACTTCTGCGACAGTTCCTACGGGTTTCGTCCAAAGAAGTCAGCCCATGACGCTGTCAATGATGTGGCGTACTCCATGAACAAGGGCTACACCGAAGTCATTGATGCTGACTTATCAAAGTACTTCGACACCATCCCCCACGCCAACCTTCTGGCTGTGGTCGCCGAACGCATCAGCGACGGTGCAATTCTGCACCTGATCAAGATGTGGCTTAAAGCGCCGATCATGGAAGTGGACAGGGATGGGACGAAAAGAAATGTCGGCGGTGGCAAGGGCAACCGCAAAGGTACGCCGCAAGGCGGAGTCATCTCACCGCTGCTCGCCAATCTCTACCTGCATATGCTGGACAGGATCTGGGAGCGGAACAAGCTGCAACAACGGTTAGGTGCCCGCATCGTCAGGTATGCAGACGATATTGTCATCCTTTGCCGGAGAAGTAAGTCCGGACGGGCCATGGCAGTATTGCGACAGATACTGGAGCGGATAGAACTGACCCTGAACGAGACAAAGACCAAACGAGTCAATGCCTACGAGGGAAAGTTCAATTTTCTTGGATTTGAAATCTGGATGGGCAAGAGCCGCAGAACCGGGGAATACTATGCCCACGTTCAGCCTTCGAAGAGAGCGATCAAGACGATCAAAGACCGTGTAACGGTCCTGACAAGAAGGGGGCGGACACTCGTGCCACTGGAAAGAGTGATCAACGAGGTCAACTCTGCACTGCGGGGGTGGGTAGGATACTTCCACATTCGCAACTGCAGCAAAACCCTTGAACACGTTCGGGGACACGTTGAACAGCGATTGCGGACCCACCTCAGCAAACGCCACAAGGTCAGAGATCGCAGAGCAGGATATGCTCGGTTTGGCAATGGAGTTCTGTACACGAAATACGGGCTCTACAAGGTGCCGACGACAGCGGGCTGGACGAGGGCGCATGCCCTGCGGTGA
- a CDS encoding HEPN domain-containing protein → MSEVARLMDIHTIVAGAGPGRKRDVQVLNKSAIIITLACWEAYVEDLARNAFEYMLNVASEPSIFPDHVLAVAGKRIAKAGALDVWMLADDGWKAALSAHKDEILNKYIVKGSFNTPSCKNIDKLYSELIGLTSASREFYWPGMSNDKAKKKLQDLIDLRGEIAHRVESSKSVYKKDVEGYQKFIKRLAVILHNRTIALIYARTKTMPWRLYRHGKIH, encoded by the coding sequence ATGAGTGAGGTCGCCAGGTTGATGGATATACACACCATAGTCGCAGGGGCAGGACCTGGCAGGAAGCGGGATGTTCAGGTTCTCAACAAAAGTGCAATTATCATCACTCTTGCTTGTTGGGAGGCATACGTAGAAGACCTTGCAAGAAACGCTTTTGAGTACATGCTAAATGTTGCTTCTGAACCGTCTATATTTCCTGATCACGTTTTAGCGGTCGCAGGGAAACGAATAGCCAAAGCAGGTGCTTTAGATGTATGGATGTTAGCAGATGATGGCTGGAAAGCTGCTTTAAGTGCCCACAAGGATGAAATACTTAATAAATATATCGTAAAAGGAAGTTTTAATACGCCAAGCTGCAAGAATATCGACAAGCTCTATTCTGAATTGATTGGCTTAACATCGGCCTCCAGAGAATTCTATTGGCCTGGAATGAGTAATGATAAGGCAAAGAAGAAGTTACAAGATTTAATAGATCTCCGAGGTGAAATAGCCCATAGGGTTGAGTCAAGCAAGTCGGTATACAAAAAGGATGTGGAAGGTTATCAAAAGTTTATAAAGAGGTTGGCGGTAATATTGCACAATCGAACTATTGCACTCATTTATGCGAGAACAAAAACTATGCCATGGCGTCTTTACCGTCATGGAAAAATACACTAA